Proteins found in one Erythrobacter sp. 3-20A1M genomic segment:
- a CDS encoding NYN domain-containing protein has product MSEMDAKNIALLIDADNVNPSGINAVLTVLAELGQVNIRRAYGNWAKDALKKWGDITNRFGIQPHQQFDLTRGKNATDMAMTIDAVDLLYQGKVDGFGIMSSDSDFTPLVTRLRQDGLPVYCFGDKKTPEALQSACTRFIDIDKLMKGEQRNGGGSAPSDEGERVDEDVITLLGDAWKASSRDEDGFARLQEVGQIAGNRSSFDVRNFGFKRLSELVRSLDRFELRRGEDNQLYVKRLR; this is encoded by the coding sequence ATGTCCGAAATGGACGCGAAGAATATCGCGCTGCTGATCGATGCCGACAATGTCAATCCGTCAGGTATCAACGCCGTGCTGACAGTGCTGGCCGAACTGGGGCAGGTCAATATCCGCCGCGCCTATGGCAACTGGGCGAAGGATGCGCTCAAGAAATGGGGCGACATCACCAACCGGTTCGGCATCCAGCCGCACCAGCAGTTCGACCTGACCCGCGGCAAGAACGCGACCGACATGGCGATGACCATCGACGCGGTCGACCTGCTCTATCAGGGCAAGGTCGACGGGTTCGGGATCATGAGCTCGGACAGCGACTTCACCCCGCTGGTGACCCGGCTGAGGCAGGACGGGCTGCCCGTCTATTGCTTCGGCGACAAGAAGACGCCAGAGGCGCTACAGAGTGCCTGCACCCGGTTCATCGATATCGACAAGCTGATGAAGGGCGAGCAGCGCAACGGGGGCGGCTCGGCCCCCAGCGACGAGGGCGAGCGGGTGGACGAGGACGTCATCACGCTGCTGGGCGACGCATGGAAGGCATCCAGCCGGGACGAGGACGGCTTCGCCCGGTTGCAGGAGGTCGGCCAGATCGCGGGCAACCGGTCAAGCTTCGATGTGCGCAACTTCGGGTTCAAGCGGTTGTCCGAACTGGTCCGCTCGCTCGACCGGTTCGAACTGCGCCGGGGTGAGGACAACCAGCTTTACGTCAAGCGACTGCGCTGA
- a CDS encoding carbonic anhydrase, with protein sequence MIQTDSPDLDALIKGYRDFREKGWAPYRKRWAELRQGQNPQVMVIACSDSRVDPAQIFDVDPGQIFVVRNVAALVPPFETTPGQHGVSAALEFAVQVLKVKEIVVMGHGMCGGCEAALSRSMEGTEPGNGGFIAQWIKLLDGARDKVTEQQGTEGKEARRAMEMEAVKVSLENLRTFPCVQAKEGRGDLSLRGAYFAISDGLLHLLDDESGKFSAIT encoded by the coding sequence ATGATCCAGACCGACTCACCGGACCTCGATGCCCTGATCAAGGGATACCGCGATTTTCGCGAAAAAGGCTGGGCCCCATATCGCAAGCGCTGGGCCGAACTGCGGCAGGGGCAGAACCCCCAAGTGATGGTCATCGCTTGTTCCGACAGCCGCGTCGATCCCGCGCAGATCTTCGATGTCGATCCGGGGCAGATCTTCGTGGTGCGCAACGTTGCCGCCCTGGTCCCCCCGTTCGAGACGACGCCCGGCCAACACGGCGTTTCCGCCGCGCTGGAATTCGCGGTCCAGGTGCTGAAGGTGAAGGAAATCGTGGTCATGGGCCACGGCATGTGCGGCGGGTGCGAGGCGGCGCTGAGCCGCTCCATGGAAGGCACAGAGCCCGGCAATGGCGGCTTCATCGCCCAATGGATCAAGCTGCTCGACGGTGCCCGCGACAAGGTGACCGAGCAGCAGGGCACGGAAGGCAAGGAAGCTCGCCGTGCGATGGAAATGGAAGCGGTCAAGGTCAGCCTGGAGAACCTGCGCACCTTCCCTTGCGTGCAGGCCAAGGAGGGGCGCGGCGATCTGAGCCTGCGCGGTGCCTATTTCGCGATCAGCGACGGTCTGCTGCATCTGCTCGACGACGAGAGCGGCAAGTTCAGCGCCATCACCTGA
- the lipA gene encoding lipoyl synthase: protein MNDLSSAPTTPADRPQRTRKPDWIRVKAPVGKGYHETRKLMRELNLNTVCEEAACPNIGECWEKKHATVMILGDVCTRACAFCNVKTGMPRLVDPMEPENVAVAAGKMGLEHIVITSVDRDDLPDGGAGQFVKVIEALRRETPGTTIEILTPDFRGKMRPAIEAICAAGPDVFNHNLETVPRLYPTIRPGARYYASLRLLEEVKAHDPLIFTKSGMMMGLGEQRLEVHQVMDDMRSAGIDFITLGQYLQPTPRHAKVEDFVTPKAFDAFGAIARAKGFLQVASSPLTRSSYHAGDDFAQMKAAREAKLAKAEGRREEAV, encoded by the coding sequence ATGAACGATCTCTCCTCGGCTCCTACGACACCGGCCGACCGGCCGCAGCGCACGCGCAAACCCGACTGGATCCGGGTGAAGGCACCGGTCGGCAAGGGCTATCACGAGACGCGCAAGCTGATGCGCGAACTCAACCTCAACACCGTGTGCGAAGAGGCCGCCTGCCCCAATATCGGCGAGTGCTGGGAGAAGAAGCACGCCACTGTCATGATCCTGGGCGACGTGTGCACCCGCGCCTGCGCGTTCTGCAACGTGAAGACGGGGATGCCCCGTCTGGTCGATCCGATGGAGCCGGAGAACGTCGCGGTCGCGGCGGGCAAGATGGGGCTGGAGCATATCGTCATCACCAGCGTCGATCGCGACGACCTGCCCGATGGCGGGGCGGGGCAGTTCGTGAAGGTGATCGAGGCGCTGCGGCGCGAAACGCCCGGCACGACCATCGAAATCCTGACCCCCGACTTCCGCGGCAAGATGCGCCCGGCGATCGAGGCGATCTGTGCGGCCGGACCCGACGTGTTCAACCATAATCTGGAAACCGTTCCGCGCCTCTACCCGACGATCCGCCCGGGCGCGCGCTATTACGCCTCGCTCCGCCTGCTGGAGGAGGTGAAAGCTCACGATCCGCTGATCTTCACCAAGTCCGGCATGATGATGGGGCTGGGCGAGCAGCGGCTGGAGGTCCATCAGGTGATGGACGACATGCGCAGCGCCGGAATCGATTTCATCACCCTGGGCCAGTATCTACAGCCCACCCCGCGTCATGCGAAGGTGGAGGATTTCGTGACCCCGAAGGCGTTCGATGCCTTCGGTGCGATCGCCCGGGCCAAGGGGTTCCTGCAGGTCGCGTCCAGCCCGCTGACCCGGTCGAGCTATCACGCAGGCGACGACTTCGCCCAGATGAAGGCCGCGCGCGAAGCGAAGCTGGCGAAGGCGGAGGGCCGGCGCGAGGAGGCCGTCTGA
- a CDS encoding type II toxin-antitoxin system RatA family toxin: MPGIRETRELPFTCEQMFDLVADVGRYQEFLPWVIATRVRSDKETEMVADMVVGFKAIRERFTSRVEKDRPHFLKVNYVDGPLRDLENEWRFEPTADGGCRINFCVQFTFKNRVFEALAGQYFDRAFRRMVEAFEKRAQALYGSSSSSAHSVA; encoded by the coding sequence ATGCCCGGGATTCGCGAGACGCGCGAATTGCCCTTCACCTGCGAGCAGATGTTCGATCTGGTCGCCGATGTGGGGCGGTACCAGGAATTCCTGCCGTGGGTGATCGCGACGCGCGTGCGCTCCGACAAAGAAACCGAGATGGTCGCCGACATGGTCGTGGGCTTCAAAGCGATCCGGGAGCGGTTCACGTCGCGGGTCGAGAAGGACCGACCGCATTTCCTGAAGGTAAACTACGTCGACGGGCCGCTGCGCGATCTCGAAAACGAATGGCGCTTCGAACCCACTGCCGATGGTGGCTGTCGCATCAATTTCTGCGTCCAGTTCACCTTCAAGAACAGGGTCTTCGAAGCGCTGGCGGGCCAGTATTTCGACCGCGCGTTCCGCCGCATGGTGGAGGCGTTCGAAAAACGCGCCCAGGCGCTTTACGGCAGCAGCAGTTCCAGCGCGCACAGCGTCGCCTGA